One genomic window of Salvia miltiorrhiza cultivar Shanhuang (shh) chromosome 4, IMPLAD_Smil_shh, whole genome shotgun sequence includes the following:
- the LOC131023039 gene encoding non-specific lipid-transfer protein 1-like, which yields MQVKIEWQMLVCLAVMVALLSPQLEAVASCDQLRGNLGSCLGFLRGGVITSQCCNGVRAVAASAKTTADRRAACRCLVAAAQSMRGVIDLGNAARLPGRCGVNIPFQISPNTDWLVEFGVGVGHASCMQV from the exons ATGCAGGTGAAAATTGAGTGGCAGATGCTAGTGTGCCTGGCTGTGATGGTTGCGCTATTGTCACCGCAATTAGAGGCCGTTGCATCGTGCGATCAGCTGCGAGGTAACCTAGGGTCGTGTCTAGGGTTTCTGCGCGGCGGCGTGATAACGTCGCAGTGCTGCAATGGGGTTAGGGCAGTGGCGGCCTCCGCAAAAACCACCGCCGACCGCCGCGCGGCCTGCCGGTGCTTGGTGGCGGCGGCTCAATCGATGCGTGGGGTTATCGATTTGGGGAATGCGGCGAGGCTGCCGGGGAGATGTGGGGTCAATATCCCTTTCCAAATTAGCCCCAACACCGACT GGTTGGTTGAGTTTGGAGTTGGTGTTGGACATGCATCATGCATGCAAGTTTAA
- the LOC131023040 gene encoding uncharacterized protein LOC131023040 — translation MSDNRSWMYARYNDRAAFETGLESFLEFAINQTAYTDGIGNIRCPCRKCKNKVFASVPTVREHVTRRGFVHNYTNWCYQGEAPVYMPAEHTIMDEDDGSYSNYQRMVHDHAGPSNYQDPPNLEEPPNPDAQQIYDMLNAADSPLYPDCDTYSQLSWMTQMMSIKVENHMSERCFNQISEMVQKALPKDNNCPDSFYSTKRNLRGLGLPVEKIDCCVNNCMLYWGDDSELESCNFCGASRYKENLRASGSRRKKRVAAKQMHYFPLTPRLQRLFASAATAENMRWHATSIEDGIMRHPADSPAWKHLNSVYPGFTEEIRNVRLGLSTDGFAPFAQSGRQYSSWPVIVTPYNLPPWLCMKEQFMFLTVLVPGPSNPKMKLDVFLQPLIHELKYL, via the coding sequence atgagtgataatcgatcgtggatgtacgcgagatacaatgatcgtgctgcatttgaaacgggacttGAGAGTTTCCTCGAGTTTGCGATAAATCAAACAGCGTATACAGATGGAattggtaacattaggtgcccgtgtaggaAGTGTAAGAATAAAGTCTTTGCATCTGTACCTAcagtcagagaacatgttactaggcgtggatttgtccacaaTTACACGAACTGGTGTTATCAAGGGGAAGCACCAGTGTATATGCCAGCAGAACATACTataatggatgaggatgatgggtcaTACAGTAATTaccaaaggatggtgcatgatcatgctggacctagtaattatcaagatcctccaaatcttgaGGAGCCGCCTAATCCTGAcgctcaacaaatttatgacaTGTTGAACGCAGCCGATAGTCCTCTATACCCAGACTGTGATACTTACTCACAGTTATCCTGGATGACACAGATGATGAGCATAAAGGTTGAAAATCACATGTCAGAGAGATGTTTTAATCAGATATCTGAGATGGTTCAAAAGGCTTTACCGAAGGATAACAACTGCCCTGACAGCTTTTACAGTACGAAGAGAAATCTGCGCGggttgggtttgccagtagagaagattgattgttgcgttaataactgcatgttgtattggggggacgACAGTGAGCTAGAGAGTTGTAATTTTTGTGGTgcatcacgatataaggagaacttgcgtgcatctggaagCCGCCGAAAGAAACGTGTGgccgccaaacagatgcactattttcctTTGACGCCCCGACTGCAAAGGTTGTTTGCATCTGCGGCAACAGCCGAAAATATGCGATGGCATGCGACTTCAATAGAAGATGGGATCATGCGCCACCCAGcagactctccggcatggaaacacttgaattcagtATATCCTGGATTCACCGAGGAGATAAGAAATGTGAGATTAGGCCtttctacagatggttttgccccatttgcacaatcagggcgtcaatattcttcttggccggtCATTGTCACACCGTATAActtgcctccgtggttgtgcatgaaagaacaattcatgttcctcactgtcctcgtgcctgggccatctaacccaaagatgaagttggatgTTTTCTTACAGCCACTGATACATGAGTTGAAATATTTGTAA
- the LOC131019742 gene encoding non-specific lipid-transfer protein 1-like, which yields MIASLLLLHNSTRKQNSIMNKATFLLLLVAAAAVAAAPPAKISCGEVTTTLAPCFEYVLGGGTVPLNCCAGVKSLYKAASTTADRRNVCVCLKSVTGSASAAAVRNAKSLPGKCGVSLPYEITPAIDCTKVK from the exons ATGATAGCATCTCTACTTTTATTACATAATAGTACAAGAAAACAAAACTCCATAATGAATAAGGCAACATTTCTACTGCTCCtcgtggcggcggcggcagtggcggcggcgccgccggccAAGATCTCATGCGGCGAGGTCACAACCACATTGGCGCCGTGCTTCGAGTACGTGTTAGGCGGCGGCACGGTGCCGCTCAACTGCTGCGCGGGGGTTAAGTCGCTGTACAAGGCGGCGAGCACCACCGCCGACCGCCGCAACGTTTGCGTCTGCCTGAAATCCGTCACCGGCTCCGCCTCTGCGGCCGCCGTCAGAAACGCCAAAAGCCTCCCCGGAAAATGCGGCGTCTCCCTTCCATACGAAATCACGCCTGCAATTGATTGCACCAA GGTTAAATAG